The Dethiosulfovibrio peptidovorans DSM 11002 nucleotide sequence TGAGGAGGCCGCTCCTCATGCCCATGAACACCACCAGAACCCCGACCACTATAACCAGAGACTCTATCAGGTTCAGCACGAATCCGTTCACCGCCGTGGTGACCTCGCTGGCCTGAAGATATATGGGCTCCAGCTCCATCCCCACCGGTGTGATCTCCACCAACTCCCTGAGCCTGGCGTCCACAGCCAAACCCATATCGACCACGTTGCCGCCCTTAACCGTAGAGATACCTATGCCCAAAGCGGGGTGACCGTCGTAGCGCATGATCTTCTGGGGAGGATCGACGTACTTCCTCTCCACCACCGCCACGTCCTTGAGGCGGATCACCCCTCCGGACCCGCCGCCTATCATTACATCTCCGATATCCTCCTCCGACTTGACCGCTCCGGTGGGATCGATCCTTATGTATTCGTTTCCCACGGTAACCTGGGCCATAGGAGAGAGGGTGTTCTGCTGATTCAACGCACCGTATATGTCCTGAGGCGAGACTCCCAAGGCCGACATCTTGGAACGGGATATCTCCACGTATATGCCCTCGGGCTGATCCCCTATTATGGAGACACTTCCGACTCCGTCCACCAGGAGGAGCTCTTTTTTAAGCTTATCGGCGTAATCCTTGAGCTCCCTGTAGGAATATCCATCTCCTACCAGGGCGTAGAACTGTCCGTAGACGTCGCCGTAATCGTCGTTCACGATGGATTTTTGAACGCCCGGAGGAAGGTTCGCCTGGACGTCGTTGACCTTCCGCCTCAACACATCCCAGATCTGAGGGAGGTCCCCCTCGGTGTATTCGTCCCTTATATCCACGTACACTATGGAGAGGTTGGCCTTCGAGAGAGAGCGAACCATCTTGACCTCGCCCATCTTCTGTATGGCCTCCTCGACCCTGTCGGTTACCTCCTGCTCCACCTCCTGGGAGGTCGCACCGGGATATACGGTGGTCACCACGGCGGTCTTTATGGTGAAATCCGGGTCCTCCAGCTTGCCGAGTTTGGAGTAGGAGATCAATCCCGCTATGGCTACGACCACCACCATGTACAGGACGATAACTTTTTTCTTTATGCACAGTTCGGCTATGTTCATGGCATCCACCTATTCGGCGGTCATCAGGCGGACCTTCTGACCTTCTCTCAGAAAATGGACCCCGGCCGTCACGACCACGTCTCCGGTCTCGAGATCCCCTGTTACGGAGAGTCTGTCGTCCATGTAGGGGCCGGTCTTCACCTGGACCTTGCGAACGGTACCGTCCTCGTAGAGCCATATGTAGCTATTGCCGGACTGATCGGCGAAGACTGCGTCCACTGGAACGGAGAAAAGAGACTTAAGCTTCGAGTCCTGACCTTCAAGAACTCCGCTGGCCCTCAACGTAACGGCCATCCCTGGAAGTATGGTCACGTTTTCCGGGTAGGGCATGGTGACCGTCGCCTGGTAGGTCTGAGTCGAGGGATCCGCCTGGGTGGAGAACTCCTTGAAGGTAACCGGGAACACCCGTCCTGGCATGGCGTCCAGAGTGGCGGAGAGCATCACCTCTCCGATCTGTTTTTCCCTTATCCTGACCACGTCTCCGTCGGGCACGTGGACCACCATCTCTATGTTCTTGAGGTTCTGAAGGCTCAGTATAGTCTGCTTCGCCTGGACGAACTGGTGGTTGTCGACGAAGGTATCCGCCACGACCCCGTCGAAGGGGGCTCTAAGCTCCGTGTCGGACAGGGCGGAGCGGGCGGCTTCGACCGCCGACTCCTGGGCCTGAATGGCCGCCTCCTGTTGCTGGAGCTCTTCCTTTCTGGCTCCGGAGCGGGCCTTCTTAAGGGACTCCTGGGCGGACCGGAGGGACGAACGGGCGACATCGTAGGCGGTCTTATATTGCTCGTACTGCACCTGGGAGACCGCTCCCTGATCGTAAAGAGACTTGAATCTCTTGTAGTTCGACTCGGCCTCGGCATACTGGGCCTGGGCGGCGCTTACCGACGCCTGAGCCGCTGCCAGGTCCTCCGCCCTGGCTCCGGATTTCATCTCCGCCAGCTTCGCCTGTAACTGCCTGAGCTGGCTCTCGGCACTGTCCAGTTTGGTCTTGAAATCCCTGGGGTCTATACGGGCTAGAAGGTCGCCATTCTTGACCGCCTGTCCCTTGTTCATCGGAAACTCCACCAGGGGGCCCGATACCCGAAAGGAAAGGTCCACCTTCTGGGAGGCCTGTACCGTTCCCTGATAGATTCCCTGAAAGGCCTTGCCCTCCGGAGCCAGTATCTCGGTACGGATCGGACGGACTATCTCCGGCTCCGGGGCCTTCTCGCCGAGACGGGAACGCACAAACTCCATGCCTCCGTATCCCACCACCACCAGGATAACCACCGCCAAGGCGATCTTTTTACCTGCCCACAACATTCTCTTCATTTTCTGACCTCCCAGGAATATGAATCCGTATATCGACCATCGTACTATTAAGACGATCTTACCATAGAGGAGGTCCAAAAGTTCGTCATTTTATGATACAGTGTCCTGACTTGATGTATCCGTTCAGCTATGGAAAGGGGGGGAACGGCGTTCGCGCCGACTGGATATGGCAGAGAGAATATACGACAAAAAGAAGATGGCCCTAGGGGATCTGGGCATTCTAACCTGTGCACTGCTTTGGGGGGTTTCCTTCGCCGCCACCAAAGAGGTAATGAAATACATGGGCCCTCTTTGGCTTCTGGCCTTCAGGTTCACCTTCAGCTTCCTGCTAATAGCGGGGCTGTCTCCTAAGAGGCTGAAAAAACTCACCGCCAGGGATATCAAGGTCGGAGGGATAATAGGCTCTCTGCTGCTGGTGGCCATGGCTCTCCAGACCATAGGGCTTCAATATACCACGACAGGCAAGTCGGCCTTTATAACGGCCTGCTACGTCGTGATAGTCCCTTTCATAACCTGGGCTGCCGACAGAAGAAGCCCGGGATTCAAGGCCTTCGTTGCCTCGGGTATATGCCTCTTAGGGATGGGGGCCATAACCCTGGACGGGGTCAATATGGGCATAGGCTTCGGGGAACTTCTAACCCTGGGCTGCGCCCTGGCCTTCGCGATTCAGCTGGTGGTGATAGACCGGATGGCCCAGGAAAGCGACGCCCTCACCCTCACCATGGTGGAGACCGCCTTGAGCGCCGTGGCCTGCGTCGTAGGAGCCCTTATATGGGAGCCGATGCCCCAGGTCAGATCGATGGCGGTGGTGGGCTGGATGGCCTATCTCGTCGTGGGGTGCACCTTGATCCCCTACGCCCTACAGATAAAATCGCAGCAGCTGACGTCGCCCACCCACGCCAGCATACTGCTCATAATGGAGTCGGTCTTCGCCATGACGGTCGGTATCGTCTTTCTCGACGAGCCCCTCACGTCCCGACTCGCCCTGGGCTGCGGCCTGATATTCTTCTCCATCCTTCTCACCGAGCTGGATTTGGCCAGCCTGTCGAAAAAGCTCAGGAGACAGGAGGCCTGAGGGATTCTACAAAATCCGGCAGCTTCTCCGGGTTTAGAGGTCGGCTGTAGACGAAACCCTGAATTATGAGGTCGGCCTTCTCTCCTCCTATGTGGAAAAGCTGACTTTTCGTCTCGACCCCCTCTACCACGACCGCCCTAGCCATGTTACGGGCCATCGCTATCACCGAGTTCGCCACTGCGGCGCTTCTGGGAGACCGCTCCAGATCCAGCACGAAGGAGCGGTCTATTTTTATGCCGTAGAAGGGAAAGTTCCTTATAAAGTCGAAGGAGGCATAACCCGTTCCGAAATCGTCTATAGCTACCTTGACCCCCAAAGCCTTTATCCTGTCGAACAGTTCGAGCAACAGCCCCTTCTCGTCCCGAAAGGTGTTCTCCGTTATCTCCAGGGTAAGCCGTTCCGCCGGGAACCCCGTCTCCTCTAGAGCGGAGGCCACAGTTTCGTAGAGATCGTCTCCGTATATCTGCACCGGCGACACGTTCACCGACATCTTCAACTCAAATCCCGCTCTATTCCAGAGAACCCCCTGACGACAGGCCTCCTCCAGTATCCATCTCCCCAGAGGAATCATTATTCCCGTCTCCTCCGCCAGTGGGATGAACTCTCCGGGAGAGACCACCTCTCCGTCCGGCTTCCGCCACCTCACCAGGGCCTCCACCCCCACGATCTCCGATCCTCCCATGAGGACCTGAGGCTGATATTGCAAAAAGAACTCGCCTCGCTCCATGGCGAGCCTCATCTCCTGCTCTAGTGCGACCCGGCGACGGGCATCGCGGTCCATCTCGTCGTTGTACAGAGCATAGCCTCCAAGTAAGGCCTCCCTCTTTACCCTGTGCATGGCCAGTCCGGCGTTTCGTATCATCTCGTCTCCGTTGGCAGCATCGTCGGGGAACACGCTGACCCCCACGCTGACCGATATGTTGAGCTCCGCCTCGGAGATGGAGATGGGGCTGCTGAACACCTCGCAGATCGAGCGTAGGACCGTTCGTATCCTGTCGGATTTTCCGTTCTGAGGGATAACGAAGGCGAACTCATCGCTGCCGACCCGAGCCACCATCTCGTGGTCCTTCACGATAGACCGGAAACGATCGCCTATATGTCTCAGGACTTTGTCGCCCACCAGA carries:
- a CDS encoding efflux RND transporter periplasmic adaptor subunit, producing MKRMLWAGKKIALAVVILVVVGYGGMEFVRSRLGEKAPEPEIVRPIRTEILAPEGKAFQGIYQGTVQASQKVDLSFRVSGPLVEFPMNKGQAVKNGDLLARIDPRDFKTKLDSAESQLRQLQAKLAEMKSGARAEDLAAAQASVSAAQAQYAEAESNYKRFKSLYDQGAVSQVQYEQYKTAYDVARSSLRSAQESLKKARSGARKEELQQQEAAIQAQESAVEAARSALSDTELRAPFDGVVADTFVDNHQFVQAKQTILSLQNLKNIEMVVHVPDGDVVRIREKQIGEVMLSATLDAMPGRVFPVTFKEFSTQADPSTQTYQATVTMPYPENVTILPGMAVTLRASGVLEGQDSKLKSLFSVPVDAVFADQSGNSYIWLYEDGTVRKVQVKTGPYMDDRLSVTGDLETGDVVVTAGVHFLREGQKVRLMTAE
- a CDS encoding DMT family transporter, whose amino-acid sequence is MAERIYDKKKMALGDLGILTCALLWGVSFAATKEVMKYMGPLWLLAFRFTFSFLLIAGLSPKRLKKLTARDIKVGGIIGSLLLVAMALQTIGLQYTTTGKSAFITACYVVIVPFITWAADRRSPGFKAFVASGICLLGMGAITLDGVNMGIGFGELLTLGCALAFAIQLVVIDRMAQESDALTLTMVETALSAVACVVGALIWEPMPQVRSMAVVGWMAYLVVGCTLIPYALQIKSQQLTSPTHASILLIMESVFAMTVGIVFLDEPLTSRLALGCGLIFFSILLTELDLASLSKKLRRQEA
- a CDS encoding putative bifunctional diguanylate cyclase/phosphodiesterase, which codes for MILNFSVDRGSLVEAVWDEITEGVTLTDSSGTILAVNRAFSAITGYEASEAMGRNPRILKSQHHDDFFYRNMWLSIKGEGRWEGEIWNRRKDGEIYPEWLSIKRLPGSDGSIYYMAVFSDLSRMKSMKEGKSFHGAKDALTGLSDRFVLMERLSASLARGERQSESVGLIVLNLNRFKDVNDGFGYLVGDKVLRHIGDRFRSIVKDHEMVARVGSDEFAFVIPQNGKSDRIRTVLRSICEVFSSPISISEAELNISVSVGVSVFPDDAANGDEMIRNAGLAMHRVKREALLGGYALYNDEMDRDARRRVALEQEMRLAMERGEFFLQYQPQVLMGGSEIVGVEALVRWRKPDGEVVSPGEFIPLAEETGIMIPLGRWILEEACRQGVLWNRAGFELKMSVNVSPVQIYGDDLYETVASALEETGFPAERLTLEITENTFRDEKGLLLELFDRIKALGVKVAIDDFGTGYASFDFIRNFPFYGIKIDRSFVLDLERSPRSAAVANSVIAMARNMARAVVVEGVETKSQLFHIGGEKADLIIQGFVYSRPLNPEKLPDFVESLRPPVS